In Molothrus ater isolate BHLD 08-10-18 breed brown headed cowbird chromosome 11, BPBGC_Mater_1.1, whole genome shotgun sequence, a genomic segment contains:
- the HEMK1 gene encoding LOW QUALITY PROTEIN: MTRF1L release factor glutamine methyltransferase (The sequence of the model RefSeq protein was modified relative to this genomic sequence to represent the inferred CDS: inserted 1 base in 1 codon) encodes MRCLTLPLLRKLLSLPAQCVPGRGTPSKGAVLSAKQLFLRQSCSEGPGLMTPTDMVNYWQKVFETNGIPEAQESSQYIVSFVLGAKTFQSLDCKSLHTPLTALQQEQIQQLSHKRLQRMPVQYVLGEWDFQELTLKMRPPVFIPRPETEDLVSLVVEEEFQKCENSALCFPVPVPHPVXLEIGCGSGAIALSLLCKLPQSRVIAMDKEEAAVDLTRENAYRLQLQERIHIIHQDVSHSSAKQLLLWGPIDVIVSNPPYVFHEDMASLDAEILCYEDLDALDGGDDGMRVIKTILALAPSLLKVAGSVFLEVDPRHPDMVEHWLQAHPELLLTLRAIHKDFCGKPRFLHIQKQSS; translated from the exons ATGAGATGCCTCACCCTTCCACTGCTCCGGAAGCTGTTGAGCCTCCCAGCTCAGTGTGTGCCAGGGCGAGGGACTCCAAGTAAAggtgctgtgctcagtgcaAAGCAGTTGTttctgaggcagagctgcagtgaagGACCTGGGCTCATGACTCCCACTGATATGGTCAACTATTGGCAGAAGGTGTTTGAGACAAATGGGATCCCTGAAGCACAAGAATCCAGTCAATATATTGTGTCATTTGTCCTGGGAGCAAAAACA TTTCAGAGTCTGGATTGCAAAAGCCTCCACACTCCACttacagcactgcagcaggagcaaaTCCAGCAACTGAGCCACAAGCGGCTCCAAAG GATGCCAGTGCAGTACGTGCTTGGAGAGTGGGACTTCCAGGAGCTGACCCTGAAGATGAGACCCCCAGTATTTATTCCACGGCCTGAAACAGAG gACCTTGTCTCTTTAGTTGTGGAAgaagaatttcagaaatgtgaGAATTCAGCCCTCTGTTTCCCAGTTCCTGTTCCTCATCCTG ATCTGGAAATTGGCTGTGGGTCTGGAGCAATTGCTCTGAGTCTGCTCTGTAAACTGCCACAG aGCAGAGTCATAGCCATGGACAAagaggaggctgctgtggatCTCACCAGGGAGAATGCATATAG GTTGCAGCTCCAAGAAAGGATTCACATCATCCACCAAGATGTTTCACACA gtTCTGCCAAACAGCTGTTGCTCTGGGGCCCCATAGATGTCATAGTCAGTAACCCCCCATACGTTTTCCATGAAGACATGGCTTCCTTGGATGCAGAAATCCTCTG CTATGAGGACCTTGATGCCCTAGATGGGGGAGATGATGGCATGAGAGTCATCAAAACAATTCTGGCTTTGGCTCCTTCTCTTCTCAAGGTTGCTGG GAGTGTATTTCTGGAAGTTGATCCCAGACATCCAGATATGGTGGAGCACTGGCTACAGGCACACCCAGAATTACTGCTCACCCTCCGTGCCATTCACAAGGACTTTTGTGGCAA GCCTAGGTTTCTGCACATCcagaaacagagcagctga
- the C11H3orf18 gene encoding uncharacterized protein C3orf18 homolog, translated as MSYSSPSVHDLHHSTPSTARPDPGTALDVTVPQTATISPETASFNSTKIPDMASTGPGMSTMLLSFGIITVIGLAVAMVLYIRKRKRLEKLRHQLMPMYNFDPTEEQDELEQELLEHGRDAASSQASHSKVLLPSQGALQRPSRLVFTDVANAINA; from the exons ATGAGTTACAGCTCACCCTCTGTGCATGACTTGCAtcacagcacccccagcacggCCAGGCCAGacccagggacagctctggatGTGACTGTACCACAAACAGCCACCATAAGCCCTGAGACTGCCAGTTTCAATAGCACCAAAATCCCAGACATGGCCAGCACGGGACCTGGCATGAGCACCATGCTGCTTTCCTTTGGGATCATTACTGTGATTGGCTTGGCTGTAGCAATG gtTCTGTATatcaggaagaggaagag GTTGGAGAAGCTGCGGCACCAGCTCATGCCCATGTACAACTTTGATCCCACCGAGGAACAGgatgagctggagcaggagctgctggaacacGGGCGAGATGCAGCTTCTTCCCAGGCATCACACAGCAAG gtgctgctgccgagccagggagccctgcagagaCCGAGCCGCCTGGTGTTCACTGACGTGGCCAACGCCATCAATGCATGA